One window from the genome of Hemitrygon akajei chromosome 4, sHemAka1.3, whole genome shotgun sequence encodes:
- the LOC140727065 gene encoding LOW QUALITY PROTEIN: serpin H1-like (The sequence of the model RefSeq protein was modified relative to this genomic sequence to represent the inferred CDS: inserted 1 base in 1 codon; deleted 1 base in 1 codon) — MWLMKMLALGLVIAAVSAAEQKQSEHTATLADASVKLGLNLYHTMAKDEATSNILLSPVVLASLXGAVSLGGPDPTASEAKALLDMGKVPDDKFHLTVSQLLADVSNSTARNGTWKIGSQLYGPTSVKFVEDFVKKSKKHYNFGHAKVNFRDKKGALKAINEWAAKTTEGKLPEVTKDLESSDGAMIINAMFFKPHWNEKFHHKMVDQRSFMVTRSETVAISMMHRTGLYNFYMDEANQVFVLEMELSHSLSSVIFIMPFQLQSLDRIEKLLTKEQINTWISKLKKRAVAISLPKGTYGVSHQLQKYLGSIGLTTAVDKNKADLSKISGKKDLYLSSVVHGTAWEWATEGDPYDAFIYSREELKNPEVFYADHPFIFLVKDKNTGSFLFIGRLVRPDGRKMHDEL; from the exons ATGTGGCTGATGAAGATGCTGGCTCTCGGCCTGGTGATTGCCGCAGTCTCGGCTGCGGAGCAGAAGCAGAGTGAGCATACTGCCACGCTGGCGGATGCCAGTGTCAAGCTGGGATTGAACCTGTACCACACCATGGCCAAAGACGAGGCCACCAGCAACATCCTGCTCTCTCCTGTTGTGCTCGCCTCCC CTGGAGCAGTGTCGCTCGGTGGCCCCGACCCGACAGCCTCCGAGGCAAAGGCTCTGCTTGACATGGGCAAGGTGCCAGATGACAAGTTCCATCTCACCGTCTCCCAGCTCCTGGCGGATGTCAGCAACTCTACTGCGCGCAACGGCACCTGGAAGATCGGCAGCCAGCTCTACGGCCCCACCTCGGTGAAATTCGTCGAGGACTTTGTGAAGAAAAGTAAGAAGCACTACAACTTTGGGCACGCCAAGGTCAACTTCAGGGATAAGAAGGGCGCCCTGAAGGCCATCAACGAGTGGGCAGCGAAGACCACAGAGGGGAAGCTTCCCGAGGTC ACCAAGGACCTGGAGAGTTCCGATGGAGCTATGATCATCAATGCCATGTTCTTCAAAC ctcactggaatgAGAAATTCCACCACAAGATGGTGGACCAACGGAGCTTCATGGTCACCCGCTCGGAAACAGTTGCGATCAGCATGATGCACCGCACCG GCTTGTACAACTTCTACATGGATGAAGCGAATCAAGTGTTTGTGCTGGAGATGGAGCTGTCGCATTCACTTTCCAGTGTGATCTTCATCATGCCCTTCCAACTGCAATCCCTGGACAGAATCGAGAAGCTGCTGACCAAGGAACAGATCAACACTTGGATCAGCAAGCTAAAGAAACGGGCAGTGGCCATCTCCTTGCCAAAGGGTACCTATGGGGTCAGCCATCAGCTCCAG AAGTACCTGGGCAGCATTGGTTTGACCACCGCTGTAGACAAGAACAAAGCGGACTTGTCCAAAATCTCGGGCAAGAAGGATCTGTACCTGTCCAGTGTTGTCCATGGCACCGCTTGGGAATGGGCCACTGAAGGCGACCCGTACGATGCCTTCATCTATAGCCGTGAGGAGCTGAAAAACCCAGAGGTTTTCTACGCTGACCACCCCTTCATCTTTCTGGTTAAGGACAAAAACACTGGTTCGTTCCTCTTCATTGGGCGGCTAGTGAGACCAGATGGCCGCAAAATGCATGACGAATTGTAG